Proteins encoded within one genomic window of Gemmatimonadaceae bacterium:
- a CDS encoding NADH-quinone oxidoreductase subunit N → MITTLDITVPLQLSLALVPDLVLMGGAMVLLLWASLRPDSQQHQRNIGIASIVLCGITILLALNWAGRYSAGPGPIALDNFRWLIDVVVLLGTIFTIALSMDDNMRTGIAFAESHVLILLASSGMMLLAAARDLMIVFLGIELMSISVYALAGLNRRSERSAEGALKYFLLGAFSTAFLLYGIALVYGATGSTNLTIIAGRISIYGLTSSPLLITGIALLLIGFGFKVATVPFHMWAPDVYDGAPSAITAYMAATVKAAAFAAFIRVWLEAFNFTFQSWHGAMVILAIATMVMGNAIGLVQKNLKRMLAYSSIGHAGYLLVAVAAGTAQGSSAMLFYLFIYTLATFGAFAVVIALQREGRGTVMLDELAGLWSVSPWLAVTMGVLMLALMGFPIFGGAGFYAKWYVLQAALQAPIPQTTLAVTLVLTTVISAGYYLYVLVLMFMRPRIDGIPAPERSGGLTRMVLGVSVALLLILGFAPEYLVRIARNGRPRYEVTPTTTSLPPSTAAIDLPPPMPRHVADRAAEPNR, encoded by the coding sequence ATGATCACGACACTCGACATCACCGTGCCGCTGCAGCTCTCGCTGGCACTCGTGCCGGATCTCGTGTTGATGGGCGGGGCGATGGTCCTGTTGCTGTGGGCGTCGCTGCGGCCGGACAGCCAGCAGCACCAGCGCAACATCGGCATCGCGAGCATCGTGCTCTGCGGCATCACGATTCTCCTCGCGCTCAATTGGGCGGGCCGCTATTCAGCCGGTCCGGGGCCAATCGCGCTCGACAACTTTCGCTGGCTCATCGACGTCGTCGTCCTCCTCGGTACGATCTTCACGATCGCGCTGAGCATGGACGACAACATGCGCACCGGCATCGCGTTCGCCGAGTCGCATGTGTTGATCCTGCTCGCGTCGTCGGGTATGATGCTGCTGGCCGCCGCACGCGATCTCATGATCGTGTTCCTTGGCATCGAGCTGATGTCGATCTCGGTGTACGCGCTCGCGGGGCTCAACCGCCGGAGCGAGCGGTCGGCCGAGGGGGCGCTCAAGTACTTTTTGCTCGGCGCGTTCTCGACCGCGTTTTTGCTGTACGGCATCGCGCTCGTGTACGGCGCGACCGGCAGCACGAACCTCACGATCATCGCCGGACGCATTTCGATCTATGGCCTCACGTCGAGTCCACTGCTGATCACGGGCATCGCGCTGCTGTTGATCGGGTTTGGTTTCAAGGTCGCGACGGTGCCGTTTCACATGTGGGCGCCGGACGTGTACGACGGCGCGCCGTCGGCGATCACGGCGTACATGGCCGCGACGGTGAAGGCGGCGGCATTCGCCGCGTTCATTCGCGTGTGGCTCGAGGCGTTCAACTTCACGTTCCAATCGTGGCACGGCGCGATGGTGATCCTGGCGATCGCGACGATGGTGATGGGGAACGCTATCGGCCTCGTTCAGAAGAATCTGAAACGCATGCTCGCGTACTCGAGCATCGGTCACGCGGGCTACCTGCTCGTTGCCGTCGCCGCCGGCACCGCGCAGGGATCGTCGGCGATGCTGTTCTATCTGTTCATTTACACGCTGGCCACGTTCGGGGCGTTCGCGGTCGTGATCGCGCTCCAGCGCGAGGGTCGCGGCACCGTCATGCTCGACGAGCTCGCGGGCCTGTGGAGCGTGAGTCCGTGGCTGGCGGTCACGATGGGCGTTCTCATGCTGGCGCTGATGGGCTTCCCGATCTTCGGCGGCGCCGGCTTCTACGCGAAGTGGTACGTGCTGCAAGCGGCGTTGCAGGCGCCGATACCGCAAACGACGCTCGCGGTCACGCTCGTGCTCACCACCGTCATCTCGGCGGGCTACTACCTGTACGTGCTGGTGCTGATGTTCATGAGGCCCCGCATCGACGGCATTCCCGCGCCCGAGCGCTCCGGCGGTCTCACGCGCATGGTGCTCGGCGTGAGCGTTGCGTTGCTGTTGATTCTGGGATTCGCGCCGGAATATCTCGTGCGGATCGCGCGAAATGGGCGGCCGCGCTACGAGGTGACGCCCACGACCACGAGTCTGCCGCCGAGCACCGCGGCCATCGACTTGCCGCCGCCGATGCCACGACACGTCGCCGACCGCGCGGCCGAGCCGAACCGCTAG
- a CDS encoding NADH-quinone oxidoreductase subunit M, giving the protein MNAFLSSIGYQQWVLPALLVIPLAGAALIWAFGAKAAPGEDEVASGAAGAPRVIALLTFAVEFIVSLGLWWSFVPAVDSWQSVVDFPWIPSWGVRFTLGIDGISLMMVLLTTFIMLLAVGGSWTSIRTRTRAYYALLLVLTTGMLGVFLALDLFLFYVMWEVMLVPMYFIVGIWGGERRIYASVKFFIYTMVGSMLMLAAIIYLGLAARSPVTNLPNFNYDYIIQNVAIGSTTAKWLFGAFFLAFAVKVPMFPFHTWLPDAHVEAPTAGSVVLASIMLKLGTFGFIRLALPLFPTAALSPGIRATILVLAVIGIVYGALVSLVQPDFKKLVAYSSVSHLGFVMLGIFALTVQSVQGALMVMINHGISTGALFFLIGMIYERRHTRLIEAYGGIARVVPMFAALLTIVTFSSIGVPGTNGFVGEFLVLIGSFRTEPIYAVVAATAVIISAAYLLWAIQRILFNSLDKTENEHIPDLNRRELAVMLPLIACIVWLGVYPAPVLRRMEGASARFVTVVEQRRAAIEAIGPAPESPAVVNVPPTGGAQP; this is encoded by the coding sequence ATGAACGCTTTCCTGAGTTCCATCGGCTACCAGCAGTGGGTGCTGCCCGCCCTCCTCGTGATCCCGCTCGCCGGGGCCGCGCTCATCTGGGCGTTCGGCGCCAAGGCGGCGCCGGGTGAGGACGAAGTCGCGAGCGGCGCCGCGGGTGCCCCGCGCGTCATCGCGCTGTTGACGTTCGCCGTCGAGTTCATCGTCTCGCTCGGGCTCTGGTGGAGCTTCGTGCCGGCCGTGGACAGCTGGCAGTCGGTCGTCGACTTCCCCTGGATTCCGTCGTGGGGCGTGCGCTTCACGCTCGGCATCGACGGCATCTCGTTGATGATGGTGCTGCTCACGACGTTCATCATGCTGCTCGCCGTCGGCGGCAGCTGGACCAGCATCCGGACGCGCACGCGCGCCTACTACGCGCTGCTGCTCGTGCTCACCACCGGCATGCTCGGCGTGTTCCTCGCGCTCGATCTGTTCCTGTTCTATGTGATGTGGGAAGTGATGCTCGTGCCGATGTACTTCATCGTGGGCATCTGGGGCGGCGAGCGGCGCATCTACGCCAGCGTCAAGTTCTTCATCTACACGATGGTCGGCTCGATGCTCATGCTCGCCGCCATCATCTATCTCGGCCTCGCCGCGCGCAGTCCCGTGACGAACCTGCCGAACTTCAATTACGACTACATCATTCAGAACGTCGCGATCGGCTCGACGACCGCGAAATGGCTCTTCGGCGCGTTCTTCCTGGCGTTCGCCGTGAAAGTGCCGATGTTCCCGTTCCACACCTGGCTGCCGGACGCGCACGTCGAAGCGCCGACGGCCGGGTCGGTGGTGCTGGCGAGCATCATGCTGAAGCTCGGCACGTTCGGCTTCATCCGCCTGGCGCTGCCGCTGTTCCCGACGGCGGCGTTGAGCCCGGGCATTCGCGCGACGATTCTCGTGCTGGCCGTGATCGGCATCGTGTACGGCGCGCTCGTGTCTCTCGTGCAGCCGGACTTCAAGAAGCTCGTCGCCTACTCCTCGGTGAGCCACCTTGGCTTCGTGATGCTCGGCATCTTCGCGTTGACCGTGCAGAGCGTGCAGGGTGCGCTGATGGTGATGATCAACCACGGGATCTCGACTGGCGCGCTGTTCTTTCTCATTGGCATGATCTACGAGCGCCGTCATACGCGCTTGATCGAAGCGTACGGCGGCATTGCGCGCGTGGTGCCGATGTTCGCGGCGCTGCTCACCATCGTGACGTTCAGCAGTATTGGCGTGCCGGGCACGAACGGGTTCGTCGGTGAATTCCTGGTGCTCATCGGCTCGTTCCGCACGGAGCCGATCTACGCCGTCGTCGCCGCGACCGCGGTGATCATCTCGGCGGCCTACCTGCTCTGGGCCATCCAGCGCATTCTCTTCAATTCCCTGGACAAGACCGAAAACGAGCACATTCCGGATCTGAACCGGCGTGAGCTCGCCGTCATGCTTCCGCTGATCGCGTGCATCGTGTGGCTCGGGGTATATCCCGCGCCGGTGCTGCGCCGAATGGAAGGTGCATCGGCGCGCTTCGTCACCGTCGTCGAGCAGCGGCGTGCCGCGATCGAAGCGATCGGACCGGCGCCGGAGTCGCCCGCGGTGGTGAATGTCCCGCCGACCGGAGGGGCACAGCCATGA